One stretch of Amycolatopsis sp. 195334CR DNA includes these proteins:
- a CDS encoding MFS transporter, protein MTSSEAVGNAPADESGTVSRQQWKWSVLAAMASYLDAGSIVALGSGLALFQAYLGLSNDAVGALAAIGPNAIGCALGALIGGRLGDKLGRKRIYKYDLLVYAAGILCIALAVNAPMLFIGTFVVGVAVGADVPTSLALVGEFSPSKARGKLLSFTQIAWNTGPVVVLLLALVLSPLELLGIRIVFLHLFVVALVTWALRRGLAESARWTTAAAAAGSVATRVGALFRGANLRALVWTGTIYLFWNVAAGTNGIFTPYIVTTLNAGSQAAGVALSCAGFVIGILGTLVFMRLVDRGHSKRRTMWAAGAVMQVLAFVAYLVFPFTIPVIIANIVLFGVGAAFAGEAVYKIFSQELFPTMLRGTAQGLTFGVARTFLGIWSFFVPTLATAGIETVAALLAACLLISGVVGYFFMPDTSGKSLEQIEQERALV, encoded by the coding sequence TTGACTTCCTCAGAAGCCGTCGGCAACGCACCGGCGGACGAGTCCGGAACGGTCAGTCGCCAGCAGTGGAAATGGTCGGTGCTGGCCGCGATGGCGTCCTATCTGGACGCCGGCTCGATCGTGGCGCTCGGCTCGGGCCTGGCCCTGTTCCAGGCCTACCTGGGGTTGAGCAACGACGCGGTCGGCGCGCTGGCCGCCATCGGCCCCAACGCGATCGGCTGCGCGCTCGGCGCGCTGATCGGCGGGCGGCTGGGCGACAAGCTCGGCCGCAAGCGGATCTACAAGTACGACCTGCTGGTCTACGCGGCGGGCATCCTCTGCATCGCGCTCGCGGTCAACGCGCCGATGTTGTTCATCGGCACCTTCGTGGTCGGTGTCGCGGTCGGCGCGGACGTGCCCACCTCGCTCGCGCTGGTCGGCGAGTTCTCGCCGTCCAAGGCCAGGGGCAAGCTGCTCAGCTTCACGCAGATCGCCTGGAACACCGGGCCGGTGGTGGTGCTGCTGCTCGCGCTGGTGCTGTCCCCGCTGGAACTGCTCGGCATCAGGATCGTGTTCCTGCACCTCTTCGTGGTCGCGCTGGTCACCTGGGCGCTGCGCCGGGGGCTCGCCGAATCGGCGCGGTGGACCACGGCCGCCGCCGCGGCCGGCTCGGTCGCGACGCGGGTCGGCGCGCTCTTCCGCGGCGCCAACCTGCGGGCCCTGGTGTGGACCGGCACGATCTACCTGTTCTGGAACGTGGCCGCCGGGACCAACGGCATCTTCACCCCGTACATCGTCACCACGCTCAACGCGGGCAGCCAGGCGGCGGGGGTGGCGCTGTCCTGCGCCGGCTTCGTCATCGGCATCCTGGGCACCCTGGTGTTCATGCGCCTGGTCGACCGCGGGCATTCGAAGCGCAGGACCATGTGGGCGGCCGGTGCGGTGATGCAGGTGCTCGCCTTCGTGGCGTACCTGGTGTTCCCGTTCACCATCCCGGTGATCATCGCCAACATCGTGTTGTTCGGCGTCGGTGCCGCCTTCGCCGGTGAAGCGGTGTACAAGATCTTCAGCCAGGAGCTGTTCCCGACCATGCTCCGCGGGACCGCCCAGGGCCTGACCTTCGGCGTGGCGCGGACCTTCCTGGGCATCTGGAGCTTCTTCGTGCCGACGCTGGCCACCGCGGGCATCGAGACGGTGGCCGCGCTGCTGGCGGCGTGCCTGCTGATCAGCGGGGTGGTCGGGTACTTCTTCATGCCCGACACCTCCGGCAAGTCACTGGAACAGATCGAACAGGAGCGGGCGCTGGTATGA
- a CDS encoding LacI family DNA-binding transcriptional regulator, with translation MGKEEPVTLVEVARVAGVSKTTASDALRGSGRVSERTRQLVTSTANRLGYSPNASARSLRRANTGAIGLHLPDILARSEYYMSFVFGVVDKAAEMNYDVTLLTSKHLPAPGAFHRVDGVVLGDPLETDPMVRGLLRASVPVVTCERFTGDASPAGIVLSDHAEMFGRLLDHLHAAGARRPALLASSATTDWGNQLQQAFRAWCRSRGVPALLRELTFGAPADVVQDNVSALLETDPALDALICAPDGSATAALPVLRAAGRSVGGDLLLAACVDGTPLAHSDPPITAIDLHPREAGAACAGLLFDLLDGKAPAGTVRSLPIGLTERRSTRR, from the coding sequence GTGGGCAAGGAAGAGCCGGTCACGCTGGTCGAAGTGGCTCGGGTGGCGGGGGTCTCCAAGACCACGGCGTCCGACGCGCTGCGCGGCTCCGGCCGCGTTTCGGAGCGCACCCGGCAGCTGGTCACCAGCACGGCGAACCGGCTCGGTTACTCCCCCAACGCCTCGGCGCGGTCGCTCCGGCGTGCGAACACCGGCGCGATCGGGCTGCACCTGCCCGACATCCTCGCGCGCTCCGAGTACTACATGTCCTTCGTCTTCGGCGTGGTCGACAAGGCCGCCGAGATGAACTACGACGTCACCCTGCTCACCTCGAAGCACCTGCCCGCGCCCGGCGCGTTCCACCGCGTCGACGGGGTGGTGCTGGGTGATCCGCTGGAGACCGATCCGATGGTGCGCGGGCTGCTGCGGGCGTCGGTTCCGGTGGTCACCTGCGAGCGGTTCACCGGGGACGCCAGCCCGGCCGGGATCGTGCTGTCCGACCACGCGGAGATGTTCGGGCGGCTGCTCGACCACCTGCACGCCGCGGGCGCGCGGCGGCCCGCGCTGCTCGCCTCCAGCGCCACCACCGACTGGGGAAACCAGCTGCAGCAAGCGTTCCGGGCCTGGTGCCGGAGCAGGGGCGTGCCCGCGCTGCTGCGCGAGCTGACCTTCGGCGCGCCGGCGGACGTGGTGCAGGACAACGTCAGCGCGCTGCTGGAGACCGATCCCGCGCTGGACGCGCTCATCTGCGCGCCGGACGGTTCGGCCACCGCCGCGCTGCCGGTGCTGCGGGCGGCGGGCCGCTCGGTCGGCGGCGACCTGCTGCTGGCGGCCTGTGTGGACGGCACGCCGCTGGCGCACAGCGATCCGCCGATCACCGCCATCGACCTGCACCCGCGCGAAGCGGGCGCGGCGTGCGCGGGGTTGCTGTTCGACCTGCTGGACGGGAAGGCCCCGGCGGGTACCGTGCGCTCACTGCCGATCGGCCTCACCGAACGCCGCTCCACCCGGCGGTAG
- a CDS encoding IS110 family transposase — translation MTDQHTGVDTAQHTAVIAGVDTHKDTHTAAALDPVGRVLGTHTFPATTAGYTALGTWLAGFGTVSAAGVEGTGSYGAGLARYLAGEGVTVVEVNQPDRHARRRKGKTDTQDAINTARAVLAGHAEATPKAGTGPAAAITALRTALTSAVKSRTAALNQLHALIVTAPAPLRESLSGLTGTTLIRACARLRPGTDLTSPVNATKTALRRLARRITDLTTEITDAKTDLNTLTRQVLPATTAVFGVGPDTAAQLLATAGDNPDRITTEAQFAHLCGTAPIDASSGRNNRHRLNRGGDRHANAALHRIVIVRLRHCPRTRAYLERRTREGLPKRHIIRCLKRYVAREIHRTITTDMANLTTTP, via the coding sequence ATGACTGATCAGCACACCGGCGTCGACACTGCCCAGCACACCGCGGTGATCGCCGGGGTCGATACCCATAAAGACACCCACACCGCCGCCGCGCTCGATCCTGTCGGCCGGGTACTGGGCACGCACACCTTCCCGGCCACCACCGCCGGCTACACCGCGCTGGGCACCTGGCTGGCCGGGTTCGGCACGGTGTCCGCGGCCGGGGTGGAGGGCACCGGTTCCTACGGCGCGGGCCTGGCCCGCTACCTGGCCGGCGAGGGTGTCACGGTGGTGGAGGTCAACCAGCCCGACCGGCATGCCCGCCGCCGCAAGGGAAAGACCGACACCCAGGACGCGATCAACACCGCCCGCGCCGTCCTGGCCGGCCACGCTGAGGCCACCCCCAAAGCCGGCACCGGGCCCGCCGCCGCGATCACCGCCCTGCGCACCGCGCTGACCAGCGCGGTCAAATCCCGCACCGCCGCGCTCAACCAGCTCCACGCCCTGATCGTCACCGCCCCCGCCCCGCTACGCGAATCCTTGTCCGGCCTGACCGGCACAACCCTGATCAGGGCCTGCGCCCGGCTGCGCCCCGGCACCGACCTCACCAGCCCCGTCAACGCCACGAAAACCGCGCTCCGCCGCCTCGCCCGGCGCATCACCGACCTCACCACCGAGATCACCGACGCCAAAACCGACCTGAACACCCTGACCCGCCAGGTCCTGCCCGCCACCACCGCCGTGTTCGGCGTCGGCCCCGACACCGCCGCCCAGCTCCTGGCCACCGCCGGAGACAACCCCGACCGCATCACCACCGAAGCCCAGTTCGCCCACCTCTGCGGCACCGCCCCGATCGACGCCAGCAGCGGCCGCAACAACCGCCACCGCCTCAACCGCGGCGGCGACCGCCACGCCAACGCCGCCCTCCACCGAATAGTGATCGTCCGCCTGCGCCACTGCCCCCGCACCCGCGCCTACCTCGAACGACGCACCCGCGAAGGCCTCCCCAAACGACACATCATCCGCTGCCTCAAACGCTACGTCGCACGCGAAATCCACCGAACCATCACCACAGACATGGCCAACCTCACAACAACCCCTTGA